The Trichoderma asperellum chromosome 6, complete sequence region TGGTCGGTTGGCCTCAGATACCTTTGGACAGTATGTTTCAGGTTCAGTCGATACCACTTTGTCCCAGGACGTCAGTAATTTCACTTTGGCAACAGCCACAAGTCTAGAGCTGGTATACAGTGAATTCAAGctcatttctcttcttattGACAGCGTTTTCGAAGCCTCTGGTTTAGAGAGCATTCCAATAGAATCCATTGCCCAGCCTACCAGTGTGGGACACGTCATTTAGGCTCGAGACTATTGGCATTTTATCAGCTAGCCGGGGGGATCAAGGTCATACGAAGCCAGTGCCTCTAGCAGATCCTTTTACAACGGTggaatttattaagtatacaGTAAGCTCCTCACTACAATATTCGcctaaaaagtatttatatttaccGGCAGCGACGTTAACCACAAACATAGAAACTGGCACTTACTCTCTCTAACTTTGGCGCCGCCGTCATGTCGGTCCCAACAATATGTGTTGCCATAACGAAGGATATTAACAACGCAATCGAGGGAGAGGTGAAGACAGATCTCGTCGCTAATCATTTCGTCGAGGTCTTTTAAAAGTTGGTTAGCGGTGGGGATTTGAGGCTGCCTCATGACATAACAAGTTTCAAAGTATTGTGCGGCATGTCGGGTTAGCTGTGGAGCAAATTTGCACTTATGGCCGATGCGGTTGTAAGATTCACGACTTTATTGAGGAATACGAGGGATAGGGGTTGCCCAGGCCATCCAATTATCCGACGGATAATgaacaaaataaataaatgtaAGATATAGATtagaatatttataattaaataaaattgaaGATATATAatctaaaaaaataagtctATACTCAGTCTCTAATAGGTCTATGAAAGAAGTGTGATATATATGAATATATTTCACTGATCAGTACAGGCAAATATATTGGTATTTTCAAAGAGAATATCAATTGTCTCAGTTTCCTGCAGATCATTTGCCTTGCAGCCAAGGGATAATTGTCGTCCAAAAGATAATATCAATCTTGAGATCGTTAACAGCGAAATCAACAAATTCTTCCTTGGTAAATGGCTTTCCGGTAGCCGCATTGGTCTCATTCAGCACGTCGGGTTGCTGGACGGCGATAACGGTAATCGGTACCTTGTTGTGATACTCCGGGATATAGACGTATGAGTTTTTCATCTGTCCTGGCTTGTTCGGGATCAAGTCAGGTCCGCCAACACCCACGCCATGCTTCGCGTAATAGTTAAAGGAGTCGGTGAAACGGTTGTTCGTGTTATTCCATCCATCAGGCCAAAAGTTGACATACTGCACGGCATAGCTCTTCTTGAAAACACTGGCTGCATAGCCGGCGTTCTCCAGTTCGCCCAGGAAATAGCCCTCGTCGGTGTAGTTATTCGCGGTTACATCCACAGTGATGGACGTCTCCGGTAAATTGAGGCCAGTAATTTTACCATCAAAGTCATGAGCCAACTCCTTCAAGAGGGCCTGGTAACGAGAACGCACTCGCGCATTCCATTGCTGCGCTACATAGCCAGTGACATTGAAGTTCTCACTAGTGCAGTTTCCATCACAAGATGGTGCACTTCCATTGTTGTAGTATGGTGTATGCAAATATCCAGGGACAGGATCATTAGAGGGGTCAAAGGTTCTGTCTTGAACCTGAACCCAGAGCTTCTTGCCTTTGCCGAGTACATTTTTGTAATCGCGCGTGATTTTGGAAAAGTTATAGTAACCCTCAGTTGGCTCAAGGGACTTCCAGGTATATTGAGCTTGAACTCCAACAATGTCATGTCGATCCAGGAGGTTCAAGGCCACATCATCAATTTGAGGACTGTATAGCCAATTTTGCGGCGTTGGAGTAGCactagctgctgctgatggagcAGCAAGAGCCTGTCCAGCAAGAGCTGAGAAGGCCAAATGGTAGAAGTGCATTTTGATAAATGATAATATATGAACAGGTGGTAATATGACTGATTGAATCAAGGTATTGCTGAGTTATTGTGAAGAACAACAAGAGTGAGGGATGGTACAGGACATCAGGTTTTATATGCAAAGTTGGAACAGTTCACTACGCTACGCATCTATCTTCATTGTAACGTTGACCTCACGAAGTTCAATGCTGTTGACCAGTTCTGGCTGTGAATACGAAGTACGGGTAACGATGCAGCCGAGTATCCACTGGACTTAAGCGCGCTACAGGCTTTGATACGTGCTGCCCCACAACGAGAAGAGTGTCGCCGACAATGGCGCCCCCGAGAATGGAGAATGGCGTCTCCGATGGTGTCCCCGACAACGGCGCCTCAGAGCATAGCCTGCTATAATGTGAAGTGCATGCATAAAGATACTGGATTGGTTCGACCAGGCAATGAGACAATAAGGGTCCTTCGGCGAGCGCCTTAGCGCTTATTATGGTGGTTTTATCGGCTGTCACAAGGTTTGTCCGCCGGTCATACTGATTCAGGTCACGAAAATCGGGTTGCGGCATTGCGGCATTGCGGCAAGTCATCGGGGATTTGAGAAAAATTTCCTTCGGCAAATACGAGTTCCAGAGTTTCTAGAACACTTCTTAGCACTCACGATAGTAATCAAGTGAAGACTTTTCTCTTGTATTTGCTGTTCATGGAAACAAAAGGATATGGTTTCTCTGTGGTAATAATTGTATTTTATATCAACGTAGTTGTCTCACAAACAAGGGTTCTACATAGCATATAGTATtggttattaataaaaaataccaATAGACTCAACAGTCAAAtattgatgttgttgttgttgtttacTACAAAGCTGAAAGCTGAAAAGACGCTATCTTTGATGTATGAATAGGGGTAAAACGTTCTTGCGTCGTTTAGCAAACCAgtctatttttaaagtagtaCATGTCCTATTACAGTTATAGCAATATTCCGAATCGCGTTAATTAGTAAATAGATATTGGTTTGTTTCATCCAATCCCAATCAATCATTATGTCATTAGGAATTCAATTTACTCATTGAATGTGTTATTCACCCTCCTCTTTATAACTGGGATAATGGGCCTGCTGGAGGCCTCTTTAAGAAATGTTGAAAACCAATCAACTGTCCCTCCGAGtatattcttcttcagcttatCCACTTGCATAATCTACCCATCCGCTTTACTTTAGGTGGCCAACGACTAGAATTGGCCTCACAGTCGAGTTTTGACAGCCTGACACCTCTTAACAGTtggaaatataaaaaacataagGGGTACAAATAGATGATCAACTATAGGCATGTATATTAAGATTCAATCATGTGTAGCAGCATCATTCTGTATTacaaattataattttaaagaaactatGAATGTGGCCAAGCGAGCCAGCTCACTCTGTTTGGGCTAAGATCAGGAAATGGGTGCTCCAAAACACGCATCACGAGATTGCTCAGGCCTTGTTCTCCTAAAGGCCATCTTTCAAGGATATGATAAATGCTGTGTGGGCCAACAATTCCATAACTATCTTAACTCTATCTCTCACAAGCTTACCCAAATATCTCGCAAAATAGAAAAACAGgaagatttttcttttttaaaaaaaaagggttattGCAATCTAAAGCTGCTGTGACGGGACAATGCAAGAGCTCGGTGCACTGATGGGGGAACAATGTCGTCCAGCTATTTAGGTAGTCCTGGGAGCAGCTAGACAAGGATAGACTCTAAGTAAGCTAAGTTAACTCCGTCTACACCTGATGGCTTGACCTTCATGATGCTAGACTTTGCCATTACAGCACTACTGTAATAGACATCTGAACAGACCATTTGAAAAAGGGGGACTTGCCAAGTGTATCTCAACAACCAAAATTAGTATATCCATGAACATACTATTAAATACAGTATATTATACAGTTTGAATAGAATATAACACTGTAGGATTTTGATTCTATTTAGAAGTTGAGAAGGATTAAACATCTTGATAATTACAGAACCGTAAGATAACAGAGCGAAACATTTTAAGAAGATAATCGCGCGAAACTTGATTAGTATAATGCATCCAAAGATGCGTTAATCAGGAATAGTTGATGCAAGAGAAGGTCCATGTGGCGAACCAGAGTTATGTTACTCGCTATGTGGTTCTCCTAGTGTTGTATACCGAGTCACTATTAGATATTCTTAACTGAGAGTAATATTGTGTAAAAGACACATCTGCGCCTCTCTGAAAGGGATACCCTCTAAAGATCCAATTTCCATCATGGACATCCGTTAAGGTTCGAATTCGAATCTTACCGCGCCAATTCGCTCGCAAGACGCGCCACTTACCACGCGGTGTATGATAACTATGTGCTCTGACACCGTAATTCCAAAACAAACAGCCCGTCTTGGATGAGATTCCTTGCTTGTTTAGGCACCATAATATAATAGATGTTATATTGAAATATACATTAATGCACTCTCAGCGACACTACCTAACCACTTGAATACGCCAACAGCAACATAGCCTCCCTGCACGGTTTGAGCCTATCACGTAATTCTGGATGCAACGAATCATCTGGAAGCAATTAATTGACTGCATGTAACAGATGGATTGCAGAACCAAGCTCCAAACCAATATTCTGGCTGAACGGTATGGCAGGGACGGGCAAATCAACCATTTCTCGTACCTTGGCTCAAGTACGAAACAAGTCAGGCGATCTCGGTGctactttcttctttaaGAGAGGTGTGACTGACCGAGCAAACCTCAAGAAGTTTGTATCGACGCTTGCTCGCCAGTTGGCTAGAAATGTTCCAGGACTCGATATCCATGTCAAGGCTGCAATCGATGTCGACTCCACTattgttgaagaagacacaTCATTGAGCCACTCTCAAAGGTCCAAAAGGTTCAGTCGTTACTCGTCTTTGTCATTGATGCCTTGGATAAGTGTGAGCGTGATAGTGATGTGGCGCTTCTCATTCGACTTTTCTCAAGAGCTCAGAGTGCCGACTCCCGACTCCGAGTCCTCATAACTAGCCGACCAGAACTTCCTATCCGCCTTGGATTTAACAACATCAAAGGTACCTACGAAGATATTGCCCTCCATGAGATTCCCGCATCGACAATTAAACATGATATCACGGTCTTCCTTCGGCACAAATTGAGCCTGATCAAAAAAGAATGTGATCAATTTCCAGAAGGACCAAAATTACCACAAGACTGGCCCGGCGAAGTAGCTGTGCTGAAGCTTGTTATGATGGCCATTCCCTTGTTCATTTTTGCAACAACCACTAAAATATCCGCTTTCTTCCTTGAAGAGTTCATTGCTTTTCGCTAGTCGTGAATCCACAGTTCTCTGGTTCTTGTGCCCATTCTAGTCTAGTACAGAGTAAGACTACGAAGGACCCGCCTGTTTTCCCTTGACCTGGTCTGGCAAGCTCAGCCATACGTGGAGTAGATCGCATATCTCGGTATTGGGCAGCGAGATATCTATTCAATTTGTTCCTTttcaggtttttttttctccggcTTGTTCATGGATATATATGAGAgacaaaggagaagatgggatGAACATATTTTTTGTCATGCTTTGATTCATTTTGAGATAGAAATTTTTTCCCCTGCTTGGTGAAAGACTTATAGAAGATATGCATAACAGAATTCTGTCATATAAGACATACATCTTGCTTTCACTTCATGGTCATCCCTAAGCCGCCTACATAGCTTTAATGTATAAatgtataaaaaataatcctGCAATGTATTTCATTAAAAATTTTCAAGAGTCATGAATTGTGTATGCAAGTTGTTTTTCGCGACGCACTCGCGCTACGGAGCTTACCCTGTAATTTACCATGTTTGAACATTGTCCTTATCGATAGAGATAAGATAAGGAGGTCCCGACAAAAAAGTTTCCGTTATCTCTGTATACATGGCGAGTCTCCATTGCCAGCGCTTTGAATCTTGATCTTGATGAAAATCCTTATTCGCCATAGCATTTGCTTTCAACACCACAATGCCTtcaagagctgctgcgcggCAGCCGCCAAAGCATAAGCCAAACAAGACAGAGctcaaaaagcaaaagaggaaGCGCGATCATGAAGACCTGCAAAAGATTGAAGAGGCCATCCAAGAGCTGGTGGGTTGCATGAAGCGCAAGCAAATTTTGGTATGCGCTGTTTCTCTGGCTGACCACAATTATGTACAGGATCCAAAGTCTGGCAAGATAAAGACCTTTGCCGACCTATCTTCAGCA contains the following coding sequences:
- a CDS encoding uncharacterized protein (EggNog:ENOG41~SECRETED:SignalP(1-17)), whose amino-acid sequence is MHFYHLAFSALAGQALAAPSAAASATPTPQNWLYSPQIDDVALNLLDRHDIVGVQAQYTWKSLEPTEGYYNFSKITRDYKNVLGKGKKLWVQVQDRTFDPSNDPVPGYLHTPYYNNGSAPSCDGNCTSENFNVTGYVAQQWNARVRSRYQALLKELAHDFDGKITGLNLPETSITVDVTANNYTDEGYFLGELENAGYAASVFKKSYAVQYVNFWPDGWNNTNNRFTDSFNYYAKHGVGVGGPDLIPNKPGQMKNSYVYIPEYHNKVPITVIAVQQPDVLNETNAATGKPFTKEEFVDFAVNDLKIDIIFWTTIIPWLQGK
- a CDS encoding uncharacterized protein (EggNog:ENOG41) → MAGTGKSTISRTLAQVRNKSGDLGATFFFKRGVTDRANLKKFVSTLARQLARNVPGLDIHVKAAIDVDSTIVEEDTSLSHSQRSKRAQSADSRLRVLITSRPELPIRLGFNNIKGTYEDIALHEIPASTIKHDITVFLRHKLSLIKKECDQFPEGPKLPQDWPGEVAVLKLVMMAIPLFIFATTTKISAFFLEEFIAFR